Below is a genomic region from Osmia bicornis bicornis chromosome 3, iOsmBic2.1, whole genome shotgun sequence.
ATCCggttttaatttaaaagatcCAATGAGAAATGTCTTTTACGTGAATTAGTAAACTTGTGTCACGCATTACGACATTTCTTTAATGTGCCTACTGTAGATCTTCAGTTTAAAACTGTTCTACTTTAAAGATATGCATTATCCGGGGATATTTGTCAAATAAATCTGTGTTCACACCATCGCGGAACCTCCGGCAATCAGTCGTGGCACCCGCAGCGGAGGGGGATTGCTTTGGGTTGCTCTCTTTTCATCTTTAAAGAATTTTGCTTTGCAGATGGCGTGGCAAACATTCTTTCGATCGATTTGCGAGTTATCGCAGATCGACAAATTTTTGGAACTatacttttgaaaaatatacttttCCAAAAAGTATTTTTTGAGACGACGGAATCaatttcttattaaaattttatccaacatttttaaatgatacGCCGATGAATACAAAGAATTTGATAGAACTTGTGTATTAAGAGACTATAAAAGTATTTTAGACAAATATGTAAAGTACTTCCTAATCCTTcgcttaaaataaaaatcaatattttctgAATCAAAGatctataataaattatattgaaataaattaatacaattgCAAATGATCACTATATATTCCGTTTTAATATAGGGAAACTAGAAATCAtcaatgttatttttaattatatgttaattaaatgtatgtaatttaataaagaagTATACAGTTTAGCaatattaacttttatttaacaaatatttcttcataaaagtgaattatactgatttctaataaaaatggCGACGAATAAACAGGGAAATCAACAAAAACGAAAATTATTGCaacaaaagaataatttaGATGAAGAAAATGACAGTGAGTACTTTTAATCACACTTccttaaaattttcattgattttaGGTTCAAATATTAGTTACAAAGGTAATGAAAGGTTTGAAGTTTGTTTACATACATGAATTTTAAGGTTAggtattttctttcttattttaatcaataacTATTGATTTATCGTTGTTTTTTCGTGGAATACTGTTTCTTTCAGCTTTAATGAAGCCTATACTGAATCAGatcaatataaattttcacaactgtatatgttatatttcaataaagtTCTTAACCTAAACGTAGGTTAAGATTCAATATCGTAACTTTGTTTACAGGAAATGTTAAGATCGCCAAAACAAATTTGGACGCACCAAGGCTGTGTCCTTACTTGGACACAATAAATCGTCAATTTCTGGactttgattttgaaaaattgtgtTCAGTATCATTGTCAAGGATTAATGTATATGCCTGCCTTGTATGTGGAAAGTATTTCCAAGGCAGAGGTACCAATACTCATGCATATACACATAGTGTAGCAGAAAGTCATCATGTATTTCTTAATCTTCAcacattgaaattttattgtcTACCTGACAATTATGAGATAATTGGTAATCGatcatcattatcattttctcattttgtatttattaaaatgtatttatattcaataataaataattaatatttagatTCATCATTGGATGACATAAAGTATGTTTTGAATCCCACATTTGATAAAGCACAAATTGCCCAATTGGATAAAAGTGATAAATTATCTAGAGCCATTGATGGTTCATTGTATTCTCCAGGTATTGTGGGAATGAATAATATCAAAGCAAATGATTACTGTAATGTTATTTTACAAGTAAGTTAATTCCAGATACTTATAGttgcttatttattttatcaggatcataataataattaatttttacaggCACTTTCTCATGTCACACCTTTAAGAGACTTTTTCTTAAGAGAATCTAATTATTCTCATGTAAAAAGACCACCAGGTGATTCTTCTTATCTATTAGTTCAACGTTTTGGAGAATTAATGAGGAAACTATGGAATCCACGTAATTTTAAAGCTCATGTTAGTCCACACGAAATGTTGCAAGCTGTTGTATTATGGAGCAAAAAGAGATTTCAATTTACAGAACAgggtatataatatattattacaaGAAAACACTTATGATGTTAAGTTTAATGCATATAAATGATATGTTTTTTAGGTGATCCAATTGACTTTTTGTCATGGTTTATGAATGCTCTTCATTTAGCATTAAACGGTACCAAAAAGCGTGATTCTAGTATAGTGTACAAAACATTCTTGGGTCATATGCGTATATACACACGAAAAATACCACCTCTTGAATTAGACGAAAGTCAAAGAAGTGAACTACTTCATACTGTAGAATACGGTGAAACTGTAACAGAAAGTCCATTTTTGTACCTAACATGTGATCTTCCTCCACCACCTCTTTTTAAGGACCAGTTTACTGAAAATATTATCCCTCAAGTTAgtattcatttaatataaatatcatGAACGCAAtaagatattttttatttctataggTTAACTTGTATACATtgttgaataaatttaatgcTGTAACCGAGAAAGAATACAAAACTTATAAGGAGAATTTTATGAAAAGATTTGAAATAACAGAACTTCCACCTTATCTTATACTTTATATAAAGgtaagttttatttaatatatctaACTTTTATGAGTTACTCAGTATAATAAACTTTTTTTGTTCAGAGGTTTACAAAGAATACGTTTTTCGTAGAAAAAAATCCCACCATAGTTAACTTCCCGGTTAAGTAAGTAATTCTTATTACATTGCTTTTTATATCTCAAGAAAAGATATGATCAATTGATTTTCCAATATCTACACGTTACAGAAATGTAGATTTTGGTGATATTTTAACACCTGAAGTGAAACAAAGACATCCATATACAACATATGACCTAGTTGCAAATATAGTTCATGATGGTGAGCCTGGTCAGGGAACATATAGGGTACACATTTTACACAGAGCTACTGGTCAGTGGTATGAAATGCAAGATTTACATGTGACTCAAATTCTACCCCAGATGATAACCTTGACCGAAGCATACATACAAGTACGTATTTATAccataatttttcttcttatagTTTGAATATATATCTTGTATGTTTTTACATTTTCAGATTTATGAATTAAAGAAAGATACACTCTCAGAAAATGGTGACAATAAGAGCGAGAAGACAGTAACGtgataaatgtaattttctaaataaaatatttaaattttccatttttctttactGTTTACTTTCCACACTCTATAATAAATCCAATCTcaatagaatatttcattagaaaattatccttataatgaaaataaaattagaaatgcTGCTCCATTTTATACGCGTCTGACCCTGCGAGCCGCCGATCGTGCCGAAAGTAGCCGAGCTATTCCGAAAAGATCGGAAGTGTACACGAACTGGAAGTGGAAGTCGCGTCGCTGGTGGGGAATGTTTGCAGGGTGGGGGGTAGAGTGTCGCGCCGAAGCCGAAGCGAACCGGAGTAGAGTTACAACCGGCACGCGTTACGGTCACGAGCGAACGTCCTTTTGTATGGTTCGCGCTTTTTCTGTCTTTATTTCTGTCGTACCTTTTGTTTTCGGAGTGTGTATCGGGACAACGCGTTACGTGTATCGTTAATTTACGCGTTTTAGTGATACTGACCATACCTCTCCGCCATCGTAGTTCATTGTCGCGAGTGC
It encodes:
- the LOC114871117 gene encoding U4/U6.U5 tri-snRNP-associated protein 2, which translates into the protein MATNKQGNQQKRKLLQQKNNLDEENDRNVKIAKTNLDAPRLCPYLDTINRQFLDFDFEKLCSVSLSRINVYACLVCGKYFQGRGTNTHAYTHSVAESHHVFLNLHTLKFYCLPDNYEIIDSSLDDIKYVLNPTFDKAQIAQLDKSDKLSRAIDGSLYSPGIVGMNNIKANDYCNVILQALSHVTPLRDFFLRESNYSHVKRPPGDSSYLLVQRFGELMRKLWNPRNFKAHVSPHEMLQAVVLWSKKRFQFTEQGDPIDFLSWFMNALHLALNGTKKRDSSIVYKTFLGHMRIYTRKIPPLELDESQRSELLHTVEYGETVTESPFLYLTCDLPPPPLFKDQFTENIIPQVNLYTLLNKFNAVTEKEYKTYKENFMKRFEITELPPYLILYIKRFTKNTFFVEKNPTIVNFPVKNVDFGDILTPEVKQRHPYTTYDLVANIVHDGEPGQGTYRVHILHRATGQWYEMQDLHVTQILPQMITLTEAYIQIYELKKDTLSENGDNKSEKTVT